Proteins encoded by one window of Chryseobacterium sp. POL2:
- the traK gene encoding conjugative transposon protein TraK, translating into MLIKNIEQRIKINKVVSLGTIAFAVIIVLAGFFFAYRMIQDSRKSIYILDNGVPVLAKQTDVLLNRPVEYKAQIELFHRLFFTLAPDDAYIKENIQKSLYLIDDSGKKEYTNLKEKGFYNQIVASSSMVSIHTDSISLNMEQQKFSFFGKQMITRKSAVITRKLITEGYFEDIIRSPNNPHGVMLKNWRIIDNEEISNQTKNSY; encoded by the coding sequence ATGCTGATCAAAAATATCGAACAAAGAATAAAAATCAACAAGGTAGTTTCGCTGGGAACAATAGCATTTGCCGTAATTATCGTATTGGCGGGCTTCTTCTTTGCCTATCGGATGATTCAGGATTCAAGAAAATCCATCTACATTTTGGACAACGGGGTTCCGGTACTGGCAAAGCAGACCGATGTCTTGTTAAACAGACCCGTAGAATACAAAGCCCAAATTGAACTGTTCCACCGACTATTTTTCACCTTGGCTCCCGATGATGCCTACATCAAGGAGAATATTCAAAAATCACTGTACCTCATTGACGACAGCGGAAAAAAAGAATACACCAATCTCAAGGAAAAAGGCTTCTACAACCAGATTGTGGCCTCCAGTTCCATGGTCAGTATTCATACGGATTCCATCTCGCTCAATATGGAGCAACAGAAATTCTCCTTTTTCGGAAAGCAGATGATTACCAGAAAGTCTGCCGTGATTACAAGAAAATTGATTACCGAAGGATACTTTGAGGACATCATCCGAAGTCCAAACAATCCGCACGGTGTGATGCTTAAAAATTGGAGGATTATCGACAACGAGGAAATCTCCAACCAAACCAAAAATTCCTATTAA
- a CDS encoding type IV secretion system protein, which translates to MKRNTTPLFCLLAILLPIIGFAQTDGDYSNLLQFLKGDGAFEKWFMEVFTKLDNSVQDGAVGSALVGRAIGGLGALMYLGYMGWQMAAGDREWEITPMLKPILIGFTLVYWSGFVNLIQAPFEAIAEPGIAIFSDIESEVNDLRIQRFKKQQQLLDAVIKLKADEDAKQDVINNTGKDADDSWFDISEGLDKLIQPIKEWQLRMEFQLQKLVAEIIEFVCLSILRICVYLIFFIQKIWAYILIILGPIAVGMALVPGFENSLYSWVSKFININLYTFVAYTIINIGQQLIASGYEMEIERYDTLLTNGTITNLDALMVYVSNSGMIYNQLFTCVAYIVTGIGVLMTPTIADTIVTAGGAGAMTKMKSAAGRMASAAKTTVLAAKTGGASVAGAAAKSAASGSASGMVNSAMNNNKK; encoded by the coding sequence ATGAAAAGAAATACTACACCCTTATTTTGCCTCTTGGCAATATTGCTGCCGATAATCGGCTTTGCCCAAACCGACGGCGACTACAGCAACCTGCTCCAATTTCTAAAGGGCGACGGCGCATTTGAGAAATGGTTTATGGAGGTCTTTACCAAACTGGACAACAGCGTTCAAGACGGTGCTGTCGGATCCGCTTTGGTTGGAAGGGCGATCGGAGGACTGGGAGCGTTGATGTATCTCGGATACATGGGTTGGCAAATGGCGGCGGGCGACCGGGAATGGGAAATCACCCCGATGCTCAAACCAATCCTCATTGGATTTACCCTGGTGTATTGGAGTGGTTTTGTCAATCTGATTCAGGCACCCTTTGAAGCCATTGCAGAACCGGGAATCGCCATTTTCAGCGACATTGAGTCCGAAGTGAATGATTTGAGGATTCAACGATTCAAGAAACAGCAGCAGCTACTCGATGCCGTCATCAAACTGAAAGCCGACGAGGATGCGAAGCAGGACGTCATCAACAACACCGGCAAAGATGCCGACGACTCTTGGTTCGACATCAGCGAGGGACTGGACAAACTCATCCAACCCATCAAGGAATGGCAGTTACGGATGGAGTTCCAGCTCCAAAAACTGGTTGCAGAAATTATCGAGTTCGTTTGCCTTTCCATCCTTCGAATCTGTGTCTACCTTATTTTCTTCATCCAAAAAATTTGGGCCTACATCCTCATTATTTTGGGGCCTATTGCGGTAGGTATGGCGCTCGTTCCAGGATTTGAAAACTCGCTGTACAGCTGGGTTTCCAAGTTCATCAACATCAACCTATACACCTTTGTAGCCTATACCATCATCAATATTGGTCAGCAACTGATCGCTTCGGGTTATGAAATGGAGATTGAGCGGTATGACACGCTTTTAACCAATGGAACCATCACCAATTTAGATGCCTTGATGGTTTATGTGAGCAATTCGGGAATGATCTACAACCAGCTCTTTACCTGTGTCGCCTATATCGTGACGGGAATCGGGGTATTGATGACGCCCACCATTGCCGACACCATTGTTACAGCGGGAGGTGCAGGTGCGATGACCAAGATGAAGAGTGCTGCTGGAAGAATGGCGAGTGCCGCTAAAACAACGGTATTGGCAGCCAAAACCGGTGGAGCTTCCGTAGCGGGAGCAGCAGCAAAATCGGCTGCATCAGGTTCCGCATCGGGAATGGTCAACAGTGCGATGAATAACAACAAAAAATAA
- a CDS encoding TraG family conjugative transposon ATPase: MVKTKKQAFDIPFIGYDYGKDFGWDFDVLFGQYGNPIIGIRIKNIVEQYSADPDNYLNFHTVLNQVVSIIGEGRIVQKLDIFSKKRYTAESSNQFLQQKYSEHFDGRLFKTIETVLLFTDIVDDKLKKKNKHYQFSEKSYKELRDKCQKVLMLLKQSGCEPQFLYEKDFEYYISGVLSMQFTETPVFDNIKSTNEYLQIGNRFVKNISYVDVENIDLPSEIDPFSILGGNGAASETAVDNFTFINELEDYETIIYNQVITIPLQAQQQRELDKKKKKHEGAANNSPSNAIIAEEIQTLLHNIAIDGQLVVNAHFSLIFSTHTLEKMEGIQSMIENKLFTKGIIVSKNAYNQLELFRSAIPGNATELREYDLFMTTSEAALCFFFKESYPVNEESNFYLRFTDRQGVPLKVDPADLPMKTGRINNRNKFVLGPSGSGKSFLMNNIVEQYLTYNYDVVIVDTGDSYSGTCKYKGGRYIQYTEEKPITMNPFLMNKKEFNIEKIEFLTNLIFLIWQGPDATMSSAQKSILDNVLMSYYHQYFNSGTRWYEHKTSEELILYLNKYNIHEEDIISDFEIQSNGQYNYYDILGIAFDAGSDEIKEAFRKLAIEYHPDKNMNNPNYDSEKFYKVYEAYETLNDEDKRKIYNETQLILIKSNEIIRQPKTAEEWNESFRKTIIKKIKELEEKLEAKELSFNGFYDYCDKFLPLYLNNKKHHITEKEFNLRTFLFVLKDFYKGGRYGTTLNESADNTLFDEPFIVFEIDNVKDNPKLFPIVTLIIMDTFIQKMRLRKDRRKALIIEEAWKAIASKLMGGYILYLYKTVRKFWGEAVVVTQELDDIIGNAVVKNSIINNSDTFILLDQTKFKDNFDKIASLLSLNKVEQNKIFTINNLNNKFGRSRFKEFYLKRGSKGEVYGNEVSLEQYLTYTTEKPEKSAVEYYVQQYGNYDEALQKIVSDLKNFGDSLENLVSLVNLYQKPLDKKVVSYYIMMKKTNKGQNIFKIISQELENRNIHFSELINQKHEEYEKV; the protein is encoded by the coding sequence ATGGTAAAGACAAAGAAACAGGCATTTGACATTCCCTTCATCGGCTACGATTACGGAAAGGATTTTGGATGGGATTTTGATGTCCTCTTCGGACAGTACGGGAATCCGATTATCGGCATCAGAATTAAGAACATTGTGGAACAGTATTCCGCCGACCCAGACAACTACCTGAACTTCCATACCGTGCTGAATCAAGTCGTATCCATTATTGGCGAAGGAAGAATCGTTCAAAAACTCGACATCTTTTCCAAAAAGAGATATACCGCCGAATCCTCCAACCAGTTCCTCCAGCAGAAATACTCCGAGCATTTTGACGGAAGACTATTTAAAACCATCGAAACGGTACTCCTGTTTACGGACATTGTGGACGACAAACTCAAGAAGAAAAACAAGCACTACCAGTTTTCCGAAAAAAGTTACAAGGAACTTCGCGACAAATGCCAAAAGGTGTTGATGCTCTTGAAGCAGAGCGGTTGCGAACCCCAATTTTTATATGAGAAAGATTTTGAATACTACATTTCGGGTGTATTGTCGATGCAGTTTACGGAAACCCCGGTTTTTGACAATATCAAAAGTACCAACGAATATCTCCAAATCGGAAACCGCTTCGTCAAAAATATTTCCTATGTGGATGTCGAAAATATCGACCTGCCTTCAGAAATAGATCCTTTTTCCATATTGGGAGGAAACGGAGCAGCCTCGGAAACGGCGGTGGACAACTTCACCTTCATCAACGAATTGGAGGATTACGAAACCATCATCTACAATCAGGTCATCACCATTCCTCTGCAGGCGCAACAACAGCGGGAACTCGACAAAAAGAAAAAGAAGCACGAGGGGGCGGCAAACAACTCTCCATCCAACGCCATTATTGCGGAAGAAATCCAAACGCTTCTCCACAATATCGCCATCGACGGACAACTCGTGGTCAATGCCCATTTCTCCCTAATATTTTCAACACATACACTGGAAAAAATGGAAGGAATACAGTCGATGATCGAGAACAAGCTTTTTACGAAAGGAATTATCGTCTCCAAGAACGCCTACAACCAGCTCGAACTATTTCGCTCCGCCATTCCAGGCAATGCCACGGAACTTCGGGAATACGATTTATTTATGACGACAAGCGAAGCGGCCTTGTGTTTTTTTTTTAAAGAAAGTTACCCCGTGAACGAGGAATCCAATTTTTATCTGCGTTTTACCGACCGACAAGGCGTTCCATTGAAAGTTGATCCGGCGGACTTGCCGATGAAGACAGGAAGAATCAACAACCGAAACAAGTTTGTCCTCGGTCCGTCAGGTTCTGGAAAGTCCTTCCTGATGAACAATATCGTTGAGCAATACCTGACCTACAATTATGACGTGGTCATTGTGGACACGGGAGATTCCTATTCGGGAACCTGCAAATACAAAGGCGGGAGATACATCCAATACACTGAAGAAAAACCAATCACCATGAATCCTTTTTTGATGAACAAGAAAGAGTTCAACATCGAAAAAATAGAATTTTTGACCAATTTGATTTTCCTGATTTGGCAAGGTCCCGATGCCACGATGTCGTCCGCACAAAAATCTATTTTGGACAATGTGCTGATGTCGTATTACCACCAATATTTCAATTCGGGAACCAGGTGGTATGAGCATAAGACCTCGGAGGAACTCATTCTCTATCTGAACAAATACAACATCCACGAGGAAGACATTATTTCAGATTTTGAGATCCAGTCGAACGGACAGTACAACTATTACGATATTTTGGGAATCGCTTTCGATGCAGGTTCTGACGAGATTAAGGAGGCTTTCCGAAAACTCGCCATCGAATATCATCCGGACAAGAATATGAACAACCCGAATTACGACAGCGAAAAATTCTACAAGGTTTACGAAGCTTATGAAACCCTGAACGATGAAGATAAGAGAAAAATCTACAATGAGACGCAACTCATCCTCATCAAGTCCAACGAGATTATCAGGCAGCCGAAAACGGCGGAAGAATGGAACGAGTCCTTCCGAAAAACCATCATCAAGAAAATTAAGGAGCTCGAAGAAAAATTGGAGGCAAAAGAACTTTCCTTCAACGGATTCTATGACTACTGCGATAAATTTCTGCCCCTTTACCTGAACAATAAGAAACACCACATCACCGAAAAGGAATTTAATCTAAGGACATTCTTGTTCGTGCTGAAGGATTTCTACAAAGGCGGAAGATATGGAACGACACTCAACGAAAGTGCAGACAACACGCTCTTTGACGAGCCATTCATTGTTTTTGAAATCGACAATGTGAAAGACAATCCGAAACTTTTCCCGATTGTGACGCTCATCATCATGGATACTTTTATTCAGAAGATGCGGCTTCGAAAAGACCGAAGAAAGGCACTCATCATCGAGGAAGCGTGGAAGGCTATTGCCAGCAAACTGATGGGCGGATATATTCTCTATCTCTACAAGACGGTTCGGAAATTTTGGGGAGAGGCGGTGGTCGTTACACAGGAATTGGACGACATCATCGGAAATGCTGTCGTAAAAAACAGCATCATCAACAACTCCGATACCTTCATATTGTTAGACCAGACGAAGTTTAAGGACAACTTCGACAAGATCGCCTCACTGCTTTCATTGAACAAGGTGGAGCAAAACAAGATTTTCACCATCAATAATTTAAACAACAAGTTTGGAAGAAGCCGTTTCAAGGAATTTTATCTGAAGCGGGGTTCCAAAGGAGAAGTTTACGGCAATGAGGTTTCCCTGGAGCAGTATTTAACCTACACCACGGAAAAGCCCGAAAAATCAGCAGTCGAATATTATGTCCAACAATACGGAAACTACGACGAGGCTCTGCAAAAAATTGTATCCGATTTGAAAAATTTTGGAGACAGCCTTGAGAACTTGGTATCGCTCGTCAACCTCTACCAAAAGCCATTGGACAAAAAAGTGGTTTCGTATTACATAATGATGAAGAAGACCAACAAAGGACAAAATATCTTCAAAATCATCTCTCAGGAACTAGAAAACCGAAATATCCATTTTTCAGAATTAATCAACCAAAAACACGAGGAATATGAAAAAGTATAA
- a CDS encoding DUF4134 domain-containing protein, which translates to MMKNFIRKNVTKKKVLTLALVMLAMTPMLAQGGATAISNAASDIKDYWDPIKLILKAVGGLVGFIGGLRVYNKWTNGDQDVNKEILGYGGAMIFLIVVPEFVTAFFA; encoded by the coding sequence ATGATGAAAAATTTTATCAGAAAAAACGTGACAAAAAAGAAAGTTCTAACCCTTGCCTTGGTGATGCTGGCAATGACCCCGATGCTTGCGCAGGGCGGAGCGACCGCCATCTCCAATGCCGCTTCCGACATTAAGGACTATTGGGACCCCATCAAGCTGATATTAAAGGCAGTCGGTGGACTCGTAGGATTTATCGGAGGATTGAGGGTGTACAACAAATGGACGAACGGCGACCAGGATGTCAACAAAGAAATCCTCGGCTACGGCGGTGCGATGATCTTCCTTATCGTGGTTCCGGAATTTGTAACCGCATTCTTTGCTTAA
- a CDS encoding ParA family protein yields the protein MIITFATQKGGTGKTTLAIAFANYLSRISTRKIKVFDFDYQKSFFNKWREDADSELPKLYEVEVIGEDDDEPPFEDLEQVVDLKESKDLFLFDLAGTLDQRYSDVLVYSDFIIIPFEYSDVSVKSTLVFKNLLGLLESEAERIFIRSKYDKGYKYLNQKEMDIELAKYGTLLENPVFKRNCLQTIDTRKLTYEQKYAVKKPFDEIIQQISEVKKVAL from the coding sequence ATGATCATCACATTTGCCACCCAAAAAGGCGGAACAGGGAAAACCACCCTCGCCATCGCATTCGCCAACTATCTCTCCAGAATTTCTACAAGGAAGATCAAGGTGTTTGATTTCGACTACCAAAAATCCTTCTTCAACAAATGGAGGGAGGATGCGGACTCGGAACTGCCCAAACTCTACGAGGTGGAAGTCATTGGCGAAGATGACGATGAGCCGCCTTTCGAGGACTTGGAACAGGTTGTCGACCTGAAAGAAAGCAAAGACCTGTTCCTGTTCGATCTGGCGGGAACACTGGACCAGAGATACAGCGATGTTTTGGTGTACAGCGACTTCATCATCATTCCCTTTGAGTATTCCGATGTGTCCGTAAAATCAACCTTGGTATTCAAAAATCTTCTGGGTTTGTTGGAAAGCGAGGCGGAAAGAATCTTCATCCGCTCCAAATACGACAAGGGCTACAAATATCTCAACCAAAAGGAAATGGATATCGAGTTGGCAAAATACGGAACTCTACTAGAAAATCCCGTGTTCAAGAGAAACTGCCTCCAAACCATCGACACGAGAAAACTCACCTACGAGCAAAAATACGCCGTAAAGAAGCCGTTCGACGAAATTATACAGCAGATCAGCGAGGTCAAAAAAGTTGCGCTTTAA
- a CDS encoding relaxase/mobilization nuclease domain-containing protein translates to MIVKIIPASGSDFHGVQYNDKKMEKGTGELMLMKNFPSFINGESSPEQVRDYFKSISKNEKVKKPQFHAVISAKYQNHGKEEITEIAKDFMQEMGYGKQPFIVVYHSDTENNHVHIVSTRVDKQTGKKINDSYERLKAQKALADTLEKRYGVSSEEKLEKLLNYQIASLSQLELLLERSGFKLTKDTNDENDFSILKNGVKLKTIHGNQISFTPNSDNGRMRQLKAILSKYKDLCSNKVFKVEDRRAQESLLPEERHSDHWKPKIEFESELQKKLRDIYGLDVVFHHKDGQKPFGYSIIDHKSGKVFKGSEIMKMDDLFEMTDEKIDKKLFESLKDYNLADSFSKQILMEHLKRQNPENAIIEFMLFESKKIKNREVFNAIKNEVKDYVETQNNKDVHLIKSEDGKYYAVHSKLHYVGSLENLIGENAYQKFLNPSKELTPESRDENLSKELDRTIDDLIFQFTKPSGGTGRDPAEEELRKRRKNKKRT, encoded by the coding sequence ATGATTGTCAAGATTATTCCTGCTTCAGGCTCGGATTTTCACGGCGTTCAGTACAACGACAAAAAGATGGAGAAAGGAACAGGAGAACTGATGCTGATGAAAAACTTTCCCTCCTTCATCAATGGGGAAAGCAGTCCGGAGCAGGTTCGGGACTACTTCAAATCCATTTCAAAAAATGAGAAGGTAAAGAAACCACAGTTCCACGCCGTCATTTCTGCAAAATATCAGAATCATGGCAAGGAAGAAATCACCGAAATCGCCAAAGACTTCATGCAGGAAATGGGCTACGGAAAACAGCCGTTCATAGTTGTTTACCACAGCGACACCGAGAACAACCACGTCCATATCGTCTCCACAAGGGTTGACAAGCAGACCGGAAAGAAAATCAACGACAGTTACGAACGCTTGAAAGCCCAAAAAGCATTGGCAGATACACTAGAAAAACGATACGGAGTAAGTTCCGAGGAAAAATTAGAAAAACTGCTAAACTATCAAATTGCTTCACTCAGCCAACTGGAACTCCTGCTTGAAAGAAGCGGGTTCAAACTAACTAAAGACACAAATGATGAAAATGACTTTTCCATTCTGAAGAACGGGGTAAAACTTAAAACCATCCACGGTAACCAAATCAGTTTTACCCCCAATTCGGACAACGGACGAATGAGACAGCTGAAAGCCATTTTGAGCAAATACAAAGACCTCTGTTCCAATAAAGTCTTCAAGGTAGAGGACAGAAGGGCGCAGGAATCACTGCTACCGGAAGAAAGGCACAGCGACCATTGGAAACCCAAGATAGAGTTCGAGAGCGAGCTCCAGAAAAAATTGCGGGACATCTACGGACTGGATGTGGTCTTCCACCACAAGGACGGACAGAAACCCTTCGGATACAGCATCATCGACCACAAATCGGGAAAGGTGTTCAAGGGAAGTGAGATCATGAAGATGGACGACCTGTTTGAGATGACCGATGAGAAAATTGACAAGAAACTTTTTGAAAGTCTAAAGGACTATAATCTGGCGGACAGTTTTTCAAAACAAATATTAATGGAGCATCTGAAACGCCAGAATCCCGAAAACGCTATAATAGAATTTATGCTTTTCGAGTCTAAGAAAATAAAGAACAGGGAGGTTTTCAACGCCATAAAAAACGAGGTAAAGGATTATGTCGAAACACAGAATAACAAGGATGTCCACCTCATAAAATCGGAAGATGGAAAATATTATGCCGTCCACTCCAAACTGCATTATGTGGGTTCATTGGAAAACTTAATTGGAGAGAATGCCTATCAAAAATTCCTCAATCCAAGCAAAGAATTGACACCGGAAAGTAGAGATGAAAATCTTTCCAAGGAACTGGATAGAACCATAGACGACCTGATTTTCCAATTCACCAAACCGTCGGGAGGAACAGGGAGAGACCCTGCCGAAGAAGAGTTAAGAAAAAGACGCAAAAATAAAAAAAGAACATAA
- a CDS encoding site-specific integrase, with translation MEQTKRSTFKLLFYLKKNEPKKNGNAPIMARITIDGTPKTFGTKLEINADNWDLKFGRVLGKSAEAIRINKKLDNIRGRIDTIYEDMLKHEGFATSQKVKLSFLGVGVMDNAILKVFNDQNDQFKKLVEKEERSEGTYNKYITVCNHLSNFIQLRYHRDDMAFRELNNDFIREFDFYLRYDIQLSHNTIWVYTMPVLALAELAIKKGLIREYPFEDYEIGMEETDRGYILKEDVEKLMLSKPPHPRYEVVKDLFIFSCFTGLAYADIKKLKRSNIQSFFDGHQWIISRRKKSDVSSNVRLMDIPKRIIEKYIGTTRNDFIFPIPTNVTCNKHITKLIENAEIITEQKVTFHTARHTFGTMFLTEGVPLESLSKMMGHKNISTTQIYAKITSQKISKDMDLVTPKFKAMEEAFLTAI, from the coding sequence ATGGAACAGACAAAAAGGTCAACGTTTAAATTGCTTTTCTACCTGAAAAAGAACGAACCAAAAAAGAACGGTAATGCTCCGATTATGGCACGTATTACCATTGACGGAACACCTAAAACTTTCGGAACAAAGTTAGAAATTAACGCAGATAATTGGGATTTAAAGTTCGGGAGGGTTTTAGGAAAGAGTGCGGAAGCAATAAGGATAAACAAAAAATTAGACAACATACGAGGTCGTATTGATACGATTTACGAAGATATGCTCAAACACGAGGGCTTTGCCACCTCTCAAAAAGTAAAGCTCTCCTTTTTGGGCGTTGGTGTAATGGACAATGCTATCCTAAAAGTTTTCAACGACCAGAACGACCAATTTAAAAAATTGGTCGAAAAAGAAGAACGCTCAGAGGGTACTTACAATAAGTATATCACAGTTTGCAATCATCTTTCCAACTTTATACAGTTACGCTATCATCGTGATGATATGGCTTTCCGTGAATTGAATAACGATTTTATCCGTGAGTTTGATTTTTACCTACGTTATGATATACAATTAAGCCATAATACAATTTGGGTTTATACAATGCCTGTTTTGGCTTTGGCAGAGTTAGCTATTAAAAAGGGCTTGATACGTGAATATCCTTTTGAGGATTACGAAATCGGTATGGAGGAAACCGACAGAGGTTACATTTTGAAAGAGGACGTTGAGAAACTAATGCTAAGTAAGCCACCACACCCACGGTATGAAGTTGTAAAAGACCTGTTTATTTTCAGTTGCTTTACAGGGCTTGCGTATGCGGATATTAAGAAATTGAAAAGAAGCAATATACAATCATTTTTTGACGGTCATCAATGGATTATCAGCCGGAGAAAGAAATCAGATGTTTCTTCCAATGTTCGTCTGATGGATATTCCAAAGCGTATCATTGAAAAGTATATAGGCACTACCCGTAATGATTTTATATTCCCTATTCCAACCAATGTCACGTGTAATAAGCATATCACAAAGTTGATTGAAAATGCAGAAATTATTACAGAGCAAAAAGTAACTTTCCACACAGCAAGACATACATTCGGAACAATGTTTTTGACCGAGGGTGTACCGCTTGAAAGCTTAAGCAAAATGATGGGGCATAAAAATATTTCTACCACACAGATTTATGCAAAGATTACCAGCCAAAAAATTAGTAAGGATATGGATTTAGTTACTCCGAAATTTAAGGCTATGGAAGAAGCATTTTTGACAGCTATCTAA
- a CDS encoding DUF932 domain-containing protein, which produces MAHNINYNERTGKHSFLSVKQKAWHGLGQIVEQYPTSTEAIIHAGLDYEVEKAPLFTKGSGIIETADSIELGSTELEVPNYFANIRTDNNAVLGVVGKDYHIVQNREAFNFFDAIVGGGDGILYETAGALGKGERIFITAKLPDYIRVGNGDDVTEKYIFLTTSHDGSGSITAAFTPIRIVCQNTLNASLRTMTNVVRIKHTSGAKSRIENAHKIMGLANTLSSQLEGIFNQWTKIRVTDREVRKLIQMALSPNKETLELIKKGAEDEVSTVFKNTVENALTYAMESETQLMDTTKGTLFGAYNAVTGYYQNVKKYNNDEAKLQNIVLGGTAQRKSQKAFNLCTAFALDGAEILNFN; this is translated from the coding sequence ATGGCACACAACATCAATTACAACGAGAGAACAGGGAAACACAGTTTTTTATCTGTTAAACAAAAAGCGTGGCACGGGCTGGGGCAGATTGTCGAGCAGTACCCAACAAGTACAGAAGCTATCATACACGCAGGTTTAGATTATGAAGTAGAAAAAGCACCTCTATTTACCAAAGGTTCGGGTATTATCGAAACAGCCGACAGCATAGAGTTAGGTAGCACCGAATTAGAAGTACCTAACTATTTCGCTAACATTCGCACCGACAATAACGCAGTTTTGGGAGTAGTCGGTAAGGATTATCACATTGTACAAAACCGTGAAGCATTCAATTTCTTTGATGCTATTGTGGGTGGAGGCGACGGCATTTTATACGAAACGGCAGGGGCTTTAGGCAAAGGGGAACGCATTTTTATCACGGCAAAACTGCCCGACTATATCCGTGTGGGAAATGGCGACGACGTGACGGAAAAATACATCTTCCTAACAACCAGCCACGACGGAAGCGGAAGTATTACGGCAGCGTTTACACCTATTCGCATAGTTTGTCAAAACACCTTAAACGCCTCTTTGCGTACAATGACAAATGTTGTGCGAATTAAGCACACATCGGGAGCAAAATCCCGTATCGAAAACGCTCACAAGATTATGGGGCTTGCCAACACTTTGAGCAGTCAGTTAGAGGGGATTTTCAACCAATGGACGAAAATAAGAGTAACCGACAGAGAAGTAAGAAAGCTAATCCAAATGGCACTTAGCCCTAATAAGGAAACGTTAGAGCTTATCAAAAAAGGTGCGGAAGATGAAGTTTCTACCGTATTTAAAAACACCGTAGAGAATGCTCTTACTTACGCAATGGAAAGTGAAACCCAACTAATGGACACAACAAAGGGTACTTTATTCGGAGCATATAACGCTGTGACAGGCTACTATCAAAACGTAAAAAAATACAATAATGACGAAGCCAAGTTACAGAACATTGTATTAGGTGGAACGGCTCAACGCAAATCACAAAAGGCATTTAATCTATGTACCGCCTTTGCGTTAGACGGTGCGGAAATCTTAAACTTTAATTAA
- a CDS encoding response regulator transcription factor, which translates to MDTGNKTPKNSIAFINDKSPLIDIACNDLIASGIEILFRSENVQDGLSQLSALSKLPKAIIIDLKFHDNNVLAQLRELKAKYPSIGLIAYGDGDTDETVQALMEIGIKSYLLIGSDTDDFKRAIEKV; encoded by the coding sequence ATGGACACAGGAAACAAAACCCCAAAAAACAGCATTGCGTTTATCAATGATAAAAGCCCTCTTATTGATATTGCCTGCAACGACCTTATTGCTTCAGGAATTGAAATATTGTTCCGTTCGGAGAATGTTCAGGACGGGTTATCTCAATTATCTGCTTTGAGTAAACTCCCTAAAGCAATTATTATTGACCTCAAATTTCACGACAATAATGTGCTTGCACAGCTTCGGGAATTAAAAGCCAAATACCCAAGTATCGGGCTAATTGCCTATGGGGATGGTGATACAGATGAAACGGTACAGGCTCTTATGGAAATAGGAATAAAAAGTTATCTGCTAATCGGTAGCGATACAGACGATTTTAAAAGAGCTATCGAGAAAGTTTAA